Part of the Salmo salar unplaced genomic scaffold, Ssal_v3.1, whole genome shotgun sequence genome is shown below.
cagccatccacttctttatgtctgaaacacaggcttctagcgagggcaattttggggcttcaccatgtttcattgaaatgtacacctgtgtgtcgtccgcatagcactGCAATTACTCAGACGCCAGTAATTTGGCTATACTACTACCGAACGTTGAGTTCTCTATATTTCTAGCATTACTTTTGTTTCAGAGAGTACTTCCTGTTTCACACATAGGATGCTAACCCCGCTATTTATGGCATTGTCTTGTCTGATATGGGAATCTACTGCACCAAGCCAGATCACACTTCAAGGTTGTCATTCACTGTTGTATCTCTAAACTGTAGATTGTCCTGAGGCGCAGAGCAACCCTCTACGTGGTGAACCTCCTGATCCCCAGCTGCTTCCTCATCACTGTGGATCTCTTCAGCTTCCTGCTGCCTCCCCAGAACGTGGACCGCTCCTCCTTCAAGATGACCCTAATTTTGGGCTACTCGGTCTTCCTGCTCATCGTGAATGACCTGCTGCCCGTTACAGGAAGCACCATCCCACTGATAAGTGAGTATGAAAACATGTGTACTGGAAGCACCATTTTTGTCGTAAATAATACATGTATAGGTAAATGTTTACTTTGTGTTATTGGATTAGCTGGTTAGGTCAAGTATCATTTTGAAGTCCACTTCCTTTGTCCTCCTAAGTGTGGCTGAATATgttcctctcttcacctccctcctcctcctcccgcccATGCAGATGTGTTCTTCGCCATCTGCTTGGCTCTGATGGTGGCCAGCCTGCTGGAGACTATTCTTATCACCAACCTCCTGGTTGGCTCCAGTAACTTCCACCCAGTGCCTGGCTGGGTCCGAGTGCTCGTCCTGCGCTTCATGGGCAACCTCGTCGGGCTGCCTCAGAAATCAAGAGAGGACAAGATCATCCTCAATCCAGTTGCAGGAGGTACCCCTGATCTGATCCCTCCAGGGAGTTACAATTACACAGACTTTCAGAACCTTATTTTGTCCAACCCAAAGCAATATAGTGAATGCATTCAATCACAGGCTTGAACAGTATCATAAATGCAGGAATCACTCTGATACATTTTTCCAGCCACTTGACTAGGTCCGACCTTAGACAGAATTGTACTTCCCATGTAAGTCAATAATTTCTGTCTTTAGGAGGAATATTCATAATTTCACCtttctcccttccttccctcttttCTCTAAGAAACAGACTTGAAAGTCTGCCCTCCAGTGACGGTGGAGAGACAGGTTCAAAAAGGAGAACCAGGTGAGATGTGGGCAGAGGCAGGCGATCCAGCCCTGGCGGAACTGAAGAATCTGGGCAATGAGCTGCAGTCCATCTGCCTCCAGGTTGCCCAACATGTGGACGGGAACCAGATCTCCCAGGACTGGATGCAGGTGGGCTACATCATCGACCGGCTGCTTTTTGGCGCTTACTGCATCTTCATCACCTTCAGCTTCATCGTCATCCTCAGCATCTGGAGTAATTCGTAcaaccagtgatgtactggttaaAAAAAATAGGTGGTTAAACGCCATTCGTTGGGAATAAAGTAACGCTCCCTATATTTCCTTATTATTTTCCCATGATAGGTGGCTACATTTTTGTGTAAAATACAAAATGTGAGGTAATAGTggttaccctccactacaccactgcgtACAAGACTTAGGAGTCTACCATGTTGTTGACTGCTGTTTAGATTTAAAAACAATTACCTTTGAATTACCATAACTTTAACAATTGTTTGTTTGATTTTCTGGCTGCACTGAGTAGGTGTGTTGAgttatatattactatattagattaaatgtatttttctttgACAAATAAACATACTATCACGAAACCACTGTTTCATTACTAACAACAATCCCTTGGGGTTATCTGAGATGTTTTCTGAATTGTAATGTTGATGGTGGatcaatgatgatgatgatgaagatctGTCATGCAAGACATGAATCAATGACATGCAAAGTAGGGGATCATCCAAAAACCACATCCTTGTTTGATTAGAGTGTTTACATACAGGAAGTTATTTTGGGGTATGTTATTAGGATCACCATTAGCTGTTACAAAAGAagcagctaatcttcctggggtccatacaatgctcttagttttggAGATGTTCATTTCTAGTTTactactggccacccattccaaaactggCTACAACtccttgttaagggtttcagtcaCTTCATTAGCTGTGTTTGCTGAAacgctttgtttaatgccagtggcaggtcattggtaaaaatagaagagtagagagctgccctgtggtacaccacaccctacatgtttgacattagagaggcttccattaaagaaaaaccctctAAGTTATATTAGAttgatagctctgaatccacaatatgtcAGAGGTTGAAAGCCATAAaacatacagtactagtcaaaagtttggacacacctactaaatcaagattttttctttatttttagtattttctacattgtagaataatagtgaagacatcaaaactatgaaataacacttatggaatcatgtagtaaccaaaaaaatggaaaacagattattcaaagtagccaccctatgcctcgatgacagctttgcacactcttgacattgtctcaactagcttcatgaggaagtcacctggaatgcatttcaattaacaggtctgccttgttaaaagttcatttgtggaatttctttccttcttaatgtgtttaagccaatcagttatgttgtgacaaggtagggttgctatacaggtagggttggtatatttggtaaaagaccaagttcatataatggcaagaacagctcaaacaagcaaagagaaacgacagtccatcattactttaagacatgaagctcagtcaatctggaaaatgtcgccatggtcgaccaaagaagttgagtgcacgtgctcagcgtcatatccaaaggttgtctttgggaaatagatgtatgagtgctgccagcattgctgcagaggttgaaggggtggggggtcagcctgtcagtgctcagaccatacgcctCACACTGCATCatattggtctgcatggctgtcatcccagaaggaagcctcttctaaagatgatgcacaagaaagcccgcagactaaggacatggattactggaaccatgtcctgtggtctgatgagaccaagataaacttatttggttcagatggtgtcaagcgagTGTGGCgtcaaccaggtgaggagtacaaagacaagtgtgtcttgcctacagtcaagcatggtggtgggagtgtcatggtctggggctgcatgagtgctgccggcactggggagctacagttcattgagggaaccatgaatgccaacatgtactgtgacatactgaagcagagcatgatcccctcccttcggagactgggctGCAGGGCAGTATTTCAACATGATAACGActccaaacacacctccaagacgaccactgccttgctaaagaagctgagggtaaaggtgatggactggccaagcatggctccagacctaaaccctattgagcatctgtggggcatcctcaaacaGAAGGTGGAGGAGCacaaggtctctaacatccaccagctctgtgatgtcgtcatggaggagtggaagaggactccagtggcaacctgtgaagctctggtgaactccatgcccaagagggttaaggcagtgctggaaaatgatggtggccacacaaaatattgacactttgggcccaatttggatattttcacttaggggtgtactcaaatttgttgccagcggtttagaaaTTAacggctgtgtgttgtgttattttgaggggacagcaaatttacactgttacaagctgtacactcactactttacattgttgcaaagtgtaatttcttcagtgttgtcacatgaaaaaaatatactaaaatatttacaaaaatgtgaggggtgtactcacttttgtgagatactgtagatGCGTAGCCTACAGCATTAGCTGAGTGGTGAGGTTTGATCAACTTAACACAATATAGTATACCATGTTGCATGGTATGAGTTTTGTCATTTCTGGATGTTGCCAATGTCCCTTATGAATAACCTTGGCCTTAttgacagtggtgtaaagtacttaagtaaaaatactttaaagtacttcctaagagtttttttgggggggggggtgtatctactttattttactatttatatttttgccaacttttacttaactacattactaaagaaaataatgtactttttacttcatacattttccctgacacccaaaagtacattttgacaggaaaatggtccaaatcacacacttataaagagaacatccctggtcatcctctgttctggtggactcactaaacacaaatttgTAAATTAggcctgagtgttggagtgtacccctggctatccgtaaataactaaaaacaagaaaattgtgctgtctggtttgcttaatataaggaatttgaaatgattcatacttttacattttagcaattccctgtacttttgatacttacatatatttaaaaacaaatacttttaaacttttactcaagtagtattttacttggtgaccacattttacttgagtcattttctatttaggAATCTTTACTTTAACTCAGTATAACAATTGAGTAATTTAGGTTCCATTGATACTATAGCATTTAATCCTATGTGTGTGCTCTTCTTACCCTTTTCTTTCCtaccatctctctttctttctctctttattaCCATCTCATTATTTATTtctcactctcattctctctctttctttctctctttatctccctcttcctttgctctccatcccctctctctctctctctctctttctccatccatcTTTCCTTAGGTCATGAACTAATTCCAGGGCTCAAATATCGCCCGTCTAGAATTAAATGATCAGCCTAAATATTATATCAGACGCTGGACAGAGAATAAACATTACCATACATTTcatgcaacctgtacgctctcgttggctggccctcgcttcatactcgccgtcaaacccactggctccaggtcatctacaagtctctggtaggtaaagccccgccttatctcagctcactgttcaccatagcagcacccacctgtagcacgccctctagcaggtatatctcacgggtcacccccaaagccaaatcttcctttggctgcctttcctttcaattctctgctgccaatgactggaacgaacttcaaaaatcactgaagctggagactattatctccctcactagctttaagcaccagctgtcggagcagctcacagatcactgcacctgtacatagcccatctgtaaatgtgctcctttgcaccccagtatctctacttgcacattcatcttctgcacatctaccattccagtgtttaattgctatattgtaattacttcgccaccatggcctatttatcgccttacctcccttatcctacctcatttgcacacaccgtatatatactttttctactgtattattgactgtatgtttgttttttccatgtgtaactctgtgttgttgtatgtgtcgaactgctttgctcccagttgtaaatgagaacttgttctcaactagcctacctggttaaataaaggtgaaataaaaattacatttaaaaaataactcAATTTATACAACAAATTATTTGGGTGGGAGAGCTGAATGGGGGGACATTGGGACACCTGTTCCTTTGTGTGCTGAGGTGAACCCCCAGCTCAtttccatagcccagtacgtgtAGTCTGCAGAGCTGTGGTACACTATCGTCCGATGCCCACTGGTTGCACTTGTTGCATAGGTTGGTACACCACAGCTCTGGGGTGAAAtgtcccctaggtacagatctaggatcagcttctcctcccccaatcctaaacGTAATCATTAGTGGAAAATGATAGACTGACTTAGGATCAGCATCTATGGGCAATTTCACCCTTCACCACAGCCATTTACTGTGGCTCACGCCTGTTTTGTATCCAACCACCTGCAGGTAAAGTAGCTCTGTACCACAAGAGTTCATCTGCTCTACTGACCACCTCATTTGCCCCAAGGTTTATGGATCTCACTCATGGTCTTCTCTGTTGCTAGTCATATTTCTACCACATTTCTACAACACTTTAGTTTGATTGCACAATCAAGAATATCATTGAATCCTTGTGTCACTTCTAAGGTATCAGAGATATTTGTGTCAGAATTGTGTTCAAAGTTGAAAATTGTCTGGAGCTGTAAGATTTTCGGTGGATTCTCCAACAGCAACTTATGatatgacatgacaatacatcaACATAAGTGTTGAACTATGCAAATTAGTCTGTATATATAAAATGTGTTCCAGCTGGTGAAGAGGTGCCATCGATGGGTGTTAGGAAACAAAGTGTTGCTCTAAACAGTTCTTCAGCCATAGGATCGAAACGGTCAAGAACTTTCAGCTTGCTGTTTGATGGCAGCCAAGGATTTTTCAGAAATGGAGGTAAATATCTGGGGGTTTTACATTACTtaagttgtgtgtctgtgtgttgtgcttCAATGCATTACTGTAATTGGTCAAAACAATTGTTCGGTGTCATTTGAGGTAAATTAAGTTGTGAATTCCTAAAGTAATTCATGGTGTTATACACATTGTGTTAATTATCAAACATACAGTTAACAATAGACTGTACATCTAAAATACAATTTGACCTTTGAACCTAACAGTGATTTTTTTGTAATTACTTTTCAGTCTCAACGATGGTCGGTCAGTTTCACCAGGTTCTGTTCATCATCTGCTGCATGATGGTACAGGGTAGGTACAGCTTCTACACGTGGAAAAAAGGAGTAAAGTCAACTAATTTAAGTCAACTTAAAATACTATATTTGAGTAATAGTTTGAGTTAATTTATTCTTTAGTTTTATGTTTACTTTTTGATATTACTTGGGGTATCTGATACCTTAACGATCAAGTTCATAACATCATTTATTTGTGGGTTTGCAGTCAATTCATTTGACTATCATATGAAAAAGTAGCAAGGTCTTCATAATTCAAACAAGACTCTAATAATTATATCACAATATgctagatccccattagttggcGAAATGAAAGACTTTTCACTGAAGATGTTCAGATATTTGACATAATTTATCAGATTCTCGTATCCAGAGCAACATTCAGTAGTGAGTGAATACATTTCCATACGGGTCCCCAGTggaaattgaacccacaaccctggtgttgcaactgccatgttctactaactgaggaACACAGGACCATATCAAAACCACAATATAAAGCACCATGGTTGCCATTGTTCCCCCAGCACCAGGCCTGAGATGTAAGATAGTGGTGAACTGCACCAACCCCAACACCATATCCCTTCTGGCCGCCCTGGAGAACGTCATGAAGTTGTACTCCATACGACCTGTCATGAACCTCTCAACCCCCACCAACATCAGCATGCACTTCACTCTCTACGGCATCCTGGGTGTGGTAAGGAGtagtaggacagcatggtatCCCTTTCAACTAGTTCACCTGAAGAGACATACCATTAAATCCATCAAGGTATTTGACATGTgctattgtcacatcctgaccagcagagggaggtattgtattagttttggtcaggacgtggcaggttttttgtgtgttaagtgttgtgttggtgattgggactcccaattgaaggcaggtgtgttgagttgcctttgattgggagtcctatataggagtgtgtgtttttttctttggggttgtgggtagttgttcttgcattgcgttttgtgtgcctgtaAGACTGTGCCTGTCTTGTGTATTGTTTTTGTctggtggatgctttactcctttttggaattaaaatatgagtatccacatacctgctgcgccttggtccatttttgaagacagttGTTACAGCTATATTGTTCTGAATGTTCCTCCACATCATGTTTCGTAGATCTATGTAAAATGTGGCTTTATTTCCTTTACTTTATATCCGACAACAAAAAGTAATTCTCTTTTCAGGAAGAAAAAGCACAACTGTTGTACACCTACATTTGGCTGGTGAAGGTGAgcgtattattttattatttttggaAGTATACGTACATAGTGTATGGGCGTCATTTTCAATGTGCTCTTTGGTTTCTCATTCTCCTACAGCACCTGTGTTAAGGACGTTACTTCACATTACTTCATATTTGTTAGGGCACCAATATGTACTGGATAGCAATAGTGATATTTTTTAGTTTtaaccaaatatatatattttatctttgactgTAGAACAATCCTAAACATCATATTATCATTTTGAGTGCTGCTTCCAGACTTCTTCCAAACATATTGTATTGTTGCTAATGTGTTGTTTCAGGAATGGGAGAATGAATTTTTCATCTGGGACCCAGTCCAATGCGGCTCTGCCAATATTTCTCTCCCCAGGGAAAGGTTCTGGTCACCAGATGTGGTAATCAATGAATTGTGAGTTAAACATCTCTATAGTCTATATAGATACCATATACTTATTTTTTGGATGAAACATTGGATTTggtcttactgctattagcccatagaaacacagtgAGTAACAGATGAATACATGAAAAAACACATagcaaaacatttatgaaaagGAAGTTAGTTTTAGTCTctttcctatatctgagagacaaAAGAAAGATCAGGCAATGTATCATTTTTTTGACCCACattgaacttttttttttttttttggcacaAAAACTGATTCaatatacactgaacagaaatataattgcaacgattttactgagttacagttcatatgaggaaatcagtcaatttaaataatttcattaggccctaatctatggatttcacaagattgggaatacagatatgtatatattaaaaaaaacatacaaaatggGTCTCAGGATGTTGTTGCGGtacttttgtgcattcaaattgataAATGATcaaatgcagttgtgttcgttTTCTGTAGGTTATGCCTGCGCATACCTTAACCGCACCGTcaccatagggcactctgttcacaatgttgacatcaggaaaccactagccctcacaacgccatacacatggtctgcgcttgtgtggccggttggacgtactgccaaattctctaaaatgacgttggaggcagcttatggtagagaaattaacattaaattctctgccaacagctctggtggacattcctgcagtcagcatgccaattgcacgctccctcaaaaattGAGAGATTTGAAATTTGtcttgtgacaaaactgcacattttacagtggccctttattgtccccagcacaaggtgcacctgtgtaataatcatgctgtataatcagcttcttgatatgccacatgtgtcaggtggatggattacctagtcaaaggataaatgctcactaacagggatgttttAACAACTttctgcaaagctgtcaaggcaaagggtggctacattgaagaatctcaaatatatatgtattttttatatatatatttttatttaaccaggtaggctagttgagaacaagttctcatctacaacttcgacctggccaagattaaacaaagcagtgcgacacaaacaacaacacagttacacatggaataaacaaacatacagtcaaaaattcaacagaaaaagtctatattcaatgtgtgcaaattaggtaggataagggaggtaaggcaataaataggccatagtggcaaaataattacaatatagcaattaaacacaggagtgatagatgtgcagatgatgatgtgcaagtagagatactggggtgcaaaagagcaacaaaaaaaatagcaatatggggatgaggtagttggatgggctatttacagatgagctatgtacaggtgcagtgatctgtgagctgttctgacagctggtgctgaaagctagtgagggagatatgatttttgcagttcgttccagtcattggcagcagagaactggaaggaaaggcggccaaagtaggaactggctttggggatgaccagtgaaatatacgtgCTGGagagtgtgctacgggtgggtgctgctatggtgaccagtgagctgagataaggcggggctttacctagcaaagacttatagatgacctggagccagtgggtttggcgacgaatatgaagcgagggccagccaacgagagcatataggtcgcagtggtgggtagtgtatggggctttggtgacaaaacggatggcactgtgatagactgcatccaatttgctgagtagagtgttggaggctattttgtatatGAAATCGGCaaatcagttttacgagggtatgtttggcagcatgagtgaatgaggctttgttgcgaaataggaagctcgctgaagtgttttagggagcgcttgacagtgatgagg
Proteins encoded:
- the LOC106574176 gene encoding 5-hydroxytryptamine receptor 3A-like gives rise to the protein MDENRAPIVPYVVIKHTGKVRDAEPVRVVSSCNLEIYTFPFDVQNCTFTFRSYIHHVSDIKIILGKEVEDILKCSRSVLSTEGEWELMDIKSSKFKLSTFNQGEGNPYDELCFYIVLRRRATLYVVNLLIPSCFLITVDLFSFLLPPQNVDRSSFKMTLILGYSVFLLIVNDLLPVTGSTIPLINVFFAICLALMVASLLETILITNLLVGSSNFHPVPGWVRVLVLRFMGNLVGLPQKSREDKIILNPVAGETDLKVCPPVTVERQVQKGEPGEMWAEAGDPALAELKNLGNELQSICLQVAQHVDGNQISQDWMQVGYIIDRLLFGAYCIFITFSFIVILSIWSNSYNQ